Proteins from a genomic interval of Quercus lobata isolate SW786 chromosome 11, ValleyOak3.0 Primary Assembly, whole genome shotgun sequence:
- the LOC115969182 gene encoding uncharacterized protein LOC115969182 isoform X2, which produces MADHGKSLGVVEKTLFFFERFALLVALLIPEAKDLALLCVLIANLVYFTVCCITLDDHVASLFPFVMCEYPFWIERLAFFLVSVSTNSHWQRYGYWERCIGVGLFVFTNAVYTYMMIFMDFKDFGSSCWSLCGSSNNNPTNEETNKGEELEEPENKSDVEYEELLKPDDQNNGSNRVKEDEDTLYLHVETSKGEKLIEEKAKMENDPHRENKDDDNNDSSGMELFDAEFHEFMLRTLKLVFRVAVASIPVIAPGYFNWHSTISFFFAYALFLLHFPIEHRNVVYRADEVSIAFLGICYICGSLFLGVVAYGLYILTQLVCFIYWSSDSRLTQKQKIVSHAFRVFSSNSKEGEKVKGPLEGQTTNKDEPPQGDQEAAAEDKANNKWEEDFLWSKTALDFKMVEQSWEDDDICEESWEADDPSDCSISNDWQQECGDLLDKKEYNWKKLIFKRKLKDEGFEHNQPHHALIKQLKQLEHDNNTLAAKVHAYEEDSLKWEGQKNNLIEELNATRISREQISHCYLNLNKDYNDLLKKFNATNTAFKHDEQLKWKEEKNMITAKLDEATKSLEKYQGIANEFDGQRRKWEEEKNELDAAKTYWYQAYLKLSYASNENFHVINESTESYKAHLLESEEICNKLMDKNAMLAAKLIVETSSAEYFQKLVHEFEEKCRVLEAEKNDLNAKLFTAMASNELYKSLLRNFDCQ; this is translated from the exons ATGGCAGACCATGGAAAATCACTTGGTGTTGTTGAAAAAACACTCTTCTTCTTTGAGCGTTTTGCACTCCTTGTTGCACTGCTCATTCCCGAAGCTAAGGATTTGGCTCTCTTATGTGTCCTTATTGCCAATTTGGTTTACTTTACCGTGTGCTGCATCACCTTGGATGACCATGTTGCTTCTCTTTTCCCATTTGTT ATGTGTGAATACCCTTTTTGGATTGAGCGTCTTGCATTCTTTTTAGTTTCAGTTTCTACCAATTCTCACTGGCAAAGGTATGGTTACTGGGAAAGGTGTATAGGAGTTGGTCTCTTTGTTTTTACCAATGCTGTTTACACCTACATGATGATCTTCATGGATTTCAAGGATTTTGGCTCTTCTTGTTGGAGTTTATGTGGAAGCTCTAATAATAACCCTACA AATGAGGAAACTAACAAGGGTGAGGAGTTGGAAGAGCCAGAAAACAAAAGTGATGTGGAGTATGAAGAATTACTGAAACCTGATGATCAGAACAATGGCAGCAACAGAGTTAAGGAAGATGAAGATACTCTATATCTACATGTA GAAACTAGCAAGGGAGAAAAATTGATTGAAGAGAAAGCTAAGATGGAGAATGATCCACACAGAGAAAATAAGGATGATGATAATAATGACAGCAGTGGAATGGAATTATTCGATGCAGAATTTCATGAATTCATGTTAAGAACATTGAAGTTAGTGTTTCGTGTGGCTGTAGCTTCCATTCCCGTGATAGCCCCCGGCTATTTCAACTGGCACTCAACTATCTCCTTCTTTTTTGCATATGCCCTTTTCTTACTTCACTTCCCAATT GAGCATCGAAATGTGGTCTATAGAGCTGACGAAGTCAGCATAGCCTTTCTGGGAATCTGTTACATTTGTGGATCATTATTCTTAGGGGTAGTGGCTTATGGTCTCTATATTTTAACTCAATTGGTTTGCTTTATATACTGGTCAAGCGACTCAAGATTGACACAGAAGCAGAAAATAGTCAGTCATGCTTTTAGAGTTTTTAGCTCTAACTCAAAG GAAGGTGAGAAGGTCAAGGGGCCATTGGAAGGGCAAACTACCAACAAGGATGAGCCTCCACAAGGTGACCAAGAAGCTGCTGCAGAAGATAAAGCAAATAATAAATGGGAAGAAGATTTTTTGTGGTCAAAGACTGCTTTGGATTTTAAAATGGTTGAACAATCGTGGGAGGATGATGATATATGTGAAGAATCGTGGGAAGCTGATGACCCAAGTGACTGTAGCATTAGCAATGACTGGCAACAAGAATGTGGGGATTTGTTGGACAAAAAAGAATACAATTGGAAGAAGCTAATCTTCAAGAGGAAGTTGAAAGATGAAGGATTTGAACATAACCAACCTCACCATGCATTGATAAAACAGCTTAAGCAATTGGAACATGACAATAACACACTTGCTGCAAAGGTTCATGCTTATGAAGAAGATAGCCTCAAGTGGGAGGGACAGAAAAACAATCTCATTGAAGAGCTTAATGCTACAAGGATTTCTAGAGAACAAATTTCTCATTGCTACTTAAATTTGAATAAAGATTACAATGATTTATTGAAAAAGTTTAATGCTACAAATACAGCTTTTAAACATGATGAACAACTCAAGTGgaaggaagagaaaaacatGATCACCGCAAAGCTTGATGAGGCAACTAAGTCACTGGAGAAGTACCAAGGCATTGCAAATGAATTTGACGGGCAACGCCGCAAATGggaggaagagaaaaatgaacTCGATGCAGCTAAAACTTATTGGTACCAAGCCTATTTGAAGCTTTCATATGCTAGTAATGAAAATTTTCACGTAATAAATGAATCCACTGAGAGTTACAAAGCTCATTTGCTTGAGTCTGAAGAAATTTGCAACAAGTTAATGGACAAGAATGCTATGCTTGCTGCAAAGCTTATTGTGGAAACTTCATCGGCTGAATACTTCCAAAAACTTGTGCATgagtttgaagaaaaatgcaGAGTCTTGGAGGCAGAGAAAAACGATCTCAATGCCAAGCTTTTCACAGCTATGGCATCCAACGAGCTTTACAAAAGCCTTCTGCGTAATTTTGATTGTCAGTAA
- the LOC115967086 gene encoding uncharacterized protein LOC115967086, giving the protein MVEILAARRAVLLSSELGFHNLIIEGDSSSVIKLLQDRCSSHFQGGHILKDIMSYLDSFVSCSFSHVGRQGLFIVERLELLFLSFSPKPVIWVLLPLAFYHLAHLACLFLFFIYHPEHFSGYDPFEREYAFWIERFAFILTTVPPHYYWGVWARRIAAGLFVLSNLVYTKDLIDYMIDLMESQQFFLFGSTNNPTETSKEEELIEGEAKMENDLHTENKDDDSNDRSVMKEDQAAVDRKITSKLSKSSFRVVAVLILVITPFYLNWDSMIFLYLAYVLHTLSFPIEHHYVVHYHDGISIAFLGISFIYGSLLFWTLPHGLYTLSSMVWLFYLTRNSRVREVQMIVGLAIRFFNSRVRELQMIVGLATRFFSSNSKESDKGEEPLEGQTTKQDELPQGDQEASAEGEANNKREEELLGSKNGLDFKMPEREADDRYEDEFLLAYFLDDGSDTGNNSLASESESDRHGNPIDRYEDEFLLAFFLDDSIDTSHNSLATEGESDRHGNPIDSYEDEFFLPYFLDNSSRYEDEFSLPYFLDNSSDTSHNSLTTESESDSHGNPFDYGSGNDRQQGYGDLLEKKEDSIWERLIFKREIKDKGFEHIRAHHALMEKLNQLEDANYTLAAKVHAYEEDRLNWEGQKKNLTEKLIATNASTQQRSDYYLQLMKENNVLLEKTNVTDIDLFKHEQFKLMEEKNMISVKLDEATKSLEKYLGIANEFEVQCGKWEEERNELNAKLTNINCWYYHYAQLANNYNEQNRILLEERNTASAKLVAANESSESYKARLLESEQVCNRLKDKTALLTVKVNVEASSAEHFSKLLHECQEKCRVLEEEKNELVVKLCTANASSELYQSLLHNLDSIQ; this is encoded by the exons GACTGTTCATAGTCGAGCGGTTGGAACTCCTTTTTCTATCATTCAGTCCCAAACCTGTAATTTGGGTTCTCCTTCCTCTAGCTTTTTACCATTTGGCTCATTTGGCTTGTCTTTTTCTGTTCTTCATCTACCATCCTGAACATTTTTCTGGTTATGACCCTTTT GAGCGTGAATACGCCTTTTGGATTGAGCGATTTGCATTCATTTTGACTACAGTCCCACCCCATTATTACTGGGGAGTCTGGGCTAGGCGTATAGCTGCTGGTCTCTTTGTTTTATCAAACCTGGTTTACACCAAAGACTTGATAGATTACATGATAGACTTGATGGAATCACAGCAGTTTTTCTTATTTGGCAGCACTAATAACCCTACA GAAACTAGCAAGGAGGAGGAATTGATTGAAGGGGAAGCTAAGATGGAGAACGATTTACACACAGAAAATAAGGATGATGATAGTAATGACAGAAGTGTAATGAAGGAAGATCAAGCAGCTGTAGACCGCAAAATCACATCAAAATTATCAAAGTCATCGTTTCGTGTGGTTGCAGTTCTTATTCTCGTGATAACCCCCTTCTATTTAAACTGGGATTCAATGATCTTCTTATATCTTGCATATGTCCTTCACACACTTTCCTTCCCAATT GAGCATCATTATGTGGTACATTATCATGACGGAATCAGCATAGCTTTTTTGGGAATTTCTTTCATATATGGATCATTACTCTTTTGGACGCTACCTCATGGTCTCTATACTTTATCTTCTATGGTTTGGCTTTTTTACTTGACTAGGAACTCAAGAGTGAGAGAGGTGCAGATGATAGTTGGTCTTGCTATTAGATTTTTTAACTCAAGAGTGAGAGAGCTGCAGATGATAGTTGGTCTTGCAACAAGATTTTTTAGCTCTAACTCAAAG GAAAGTGACAAGGGTGAGGAGCCATTGGAAGGGCAAACTACCAAGCAGGATGAGCTGCCTCAAGGTGACCAAGAAGCTTCTGCAGAAGGTgaagcaaataataaaagggaagaagaactTTTGGGGTCAAAGAATGGTTTGGATTTCAAAATGCCAGAGAGGGAAGCTGATGATAGATATGAAGATGAATTCCTTTTAGCATATTTTTTGGATGATGGCAGTGATACCGGCAATAATTCTCTTGCATCTGAAAGTGAATCTGATAGGCATGGTAACCCAATTGATAGATATGAAGATGAATTccttttagcattttttttggATGATAGCATTGATACCAGCCATAATTCTCTTGCAACTGAAGGTGAATCTGATAGGCATGGTAACCCAATTGATAGCTATGAAGATGAATTCTTTTTaccatattttttggataatagCAGTAGATATGAAGATGAATTCTCTTTaccatattttttggataatagCAGTGATACCAGCCATAATTCTCTTACAACTGAAAGTGAATCTGATAGCCATGGTAATCCATTTGACTATGGAAGTGGCAATGATAGGCAGCAAGGATATGGAGAtttgttggaaaaaaaagaagacagcATATGGGAGAGACTAATCTTCAAGAGGGAGATAAAGGATAAGGGATTTGAACATATCCGAGCTCATCATGCATTGATGGAAAAGCTTAATCAATTGGAGGATGCCAATTATACACTTGCTGCAAAGGTTCATGCTTATGAAGAAGATAGACTCAACTGGGAGGGAcagaaaaaaaatctcactgAAAAGCTCATTGCAACAAATGCTTCTACACAACAGCGTTCTGATTATTACTTACAGTTGATGAAAGAGAATAATGTTTTATTGGAAAAGACTAATGTTACAGATATAGACTTGTTTAAACATGAACAATTCAAGTTGATGGAAGAGAAAAACATGATCTCTGTAAAGCTTGATGAGGCGACTAAGTCACTGGAGAAGTACCTAGGCATTGCAAATGAATTTGAGGTGCAATGCGGCAAAtgggaggaagagagaaatgAACTCAATGCAAAGCTAACAAATATAAACTGTTGGTACTACCACTATGCGCAGCTTGCAAATAATTATAATGAGCAAAACCGCATCTTGCTTGAAGAAAGAAACACTGCTAGTGCAAAGCTTGTTGCTGCAAATGAGTCCTCTGAGAGTTACAAAGCTCGTTTGCTTGAGTCTGAACAAGTTTGCAACAGGTTAAAGGACAAGACTGCTCTTCTTACTGTGAAAGTTAATGTGGAAGCTTCATCAGCTGAAcacttttcaaaacttttgcATGAGTGCCAAGAAAAATGCAGGGTCttggaggaagagaaaaacGAGCTCGTTGTCAAACTTTGCACGGCTAATGCGTCCTCTGAGCTTTACCAAAGCCTACTGCATAATTTAGATAGTATTCAGTAA
- the LOC115969182 gene encoding uncharacterized protein LOC115969182 isoform X1 codes for MADHGKSLGVVEKTLFFFERFALLVALLIPEAKDLALLCVLIANLVYFTVCCITLDDHVASLFPFVMCEYPFWIERLAFFLVSVSTNSHWQRYGYWERCIGVGLFVFTNAVYTYMMIFMDFKDFGSSCWSLCGSSNNNPTNEETNKGEELEEPENKSDVEYEELLKPDDQNNGSNRVKEDEDTLYLHVQETSKGEKLIEEKAKMENDPHRENKDDDNNDSSGMELFDAEFHEFMLRTLKLVFRVAVASIPVIAPGYFNWHSTISFFFAYALFLLHFPIEHRNVVYRADEVSIAFLGICYICGSLFLGVVAYGLYILTQLVCFIYWSSDSRLTQKQKIVSHAFRVFSSNSKEGEKVKGPLEGQTTNKDEPPQGDQEAAAEDKANNKWEEDFLWSKTALDFKMVEQSWEDDDICEESWEADDPSDCSISNDWQQECGDLLDKKEYNWKKLIFKRKLKDEGFEHNQPHHALIKQLKQLEHDNNTLAAKVHAYEEDSLKWEGQKNNLIEELNATRISREQISHCYLNLNKDYNDLLKKFNATNTAFKHDEQLKWKEEKNMITAKLDEATKSLEKYQGIANEFDGQRRKWEEEKNELDAAKTYWYQAYLKLSYASNENFHVINESTESYKAHLLESEEICNKLMDKNAMLAAKLIVETSSAEYFQKLVHEFEEKCRVLEAEKNDLNAKLFTAMASNELYKSLLRNFDCQ; via the exons ATGGCAGACCATGGAAAATCACTTGGTGTTGTTGAAAAAACACTCTTCTTCTTTGAGCGTTTTGCACTCCTTGTTGCACTGCTCATTCCCGAAGCTAAGGATTTGGCTCTCTTATGTGTCCTTATTGCCAATTTGGTTTACTTTACCGTGTGCTGCATCACCTTGGATGACCATGTTGCTTCTCTTTTCCCATTTGTT ATGTGTGAATACCCTTTTTGGATTGAGCGTCTTGCATTCTTTTTAGTTTCAGTTTCTACCAATTCTCACTGGCAAAGGTATGGTTACTGGGAAAGGTGTATAGGAGTTGGTCTCTTTGTTTTTACCAATGCTGTTTACACCTACATGATGATCTTCATGGATTTCAAGGATTTTGGCTCTTCTTGTTGGAGTTTATGTGGAAGCTCTAATAATAACCCTACA AATGAGGAAACTAACAAGGGTGAGGAGTTGGAAGAGCCAGAAAACAAAAGTGATGTGGAGTATGAAGAATTACTGAAACCTGATGATCAGAACAATGGCAGCAACAGAGTTAAGGAAGATGAAGATACTCTATATCTACATGTA CAGGAAACTAGCAAGGGAGAAAAATTGATTGAAGAGAAAGCTAAGATGGAGAATGATCCACACAGAGAAAATAAGGATGATGATAATAATGACAGCAGTGGAATGGAATTATTCGATGCAGAATTTCATGAATTCATGTTAAGAACATTGAAGTTAGTGTTTCGTGTGGCTGTAGCTTCCATTCCCGTGATAGCCCCCGGCTATTTCAACTGGCACTCAACTATCTCCTTCTTTTTTGCATATGCCCTTTTCTTACTTCACTTCCCAATT GAGCATCGAAATGTGGTCTATAGAGCTGACGAAGTCAGCATAGCCTTTCTGGGAATCTGTTACATTTGTGGATCATTATTCTTAGGGGTAGTGGCTTATGGTCTCTATATTTTAACTCAATTGGTTTGCTTTATATACTGGTCAAGCGACTCAAGATTGACACAGAAGCAGAAAATAGTCAGTCATGCTTTTAGAGTTTTTAGCTCTAACTCAAAG GAAGGTGAGAAGGTCAAGGGGCCATTGGAAGGGCAAACTACCAACAAGGATGAGCCTCCACAAGGTGACCAAGAAGCTGCTGCAGAAGATAAAGCAAATAATAAATGGGAAGAAGATTTTTTGTGGTCAAAGACTGCTTTGGATTTTAAAATGGTTGAACAATCGTGGGAGGATGATGATATATGTGAAGAATCGTGGGAAGCTGATGACCCAAGTGACTGTAGCATTAGCAATGACTGGCAACAAGAATGTGGGGATTTGTTGGACAAAAAAGAATACAATTGGAAGAAGCTAATCTTCAAGAGGAAGTTGAAAGATGAAGGATTTGAACATAACCAACCTCACCATGCATTGATAAAACAGCTTAAGCAATTGGAACATGACAATAACACACTTGCTGCAAAGGTTCATGCTTATGAAGAAGATAGCCTCAAGTGGGAGGGACAGAAAAACAATCTCATTGAAGAGCTTAATGCTACAAGGATTTCTAGAGAACAAATTTCTCATTGCTACTTAAATTTGAATAAAGATTACAATGATTTATTGAAAAAGTTTAATGCTACAAATACAGCTTTTAAACATGATGAACAACTCAAGTGgaaggaagagaaaaacatGATCACCGCAAAGCTTGATGAGGCAACTAAGTCACTGGAGAAGTACCAAGGCATTGCAAATGAATTTGACGGGCAACGCCGCAAATGggaggaagagaaaaatgaacTCGATGCAGCTAAAACTTATTGGTACCAAGCCTATTTGAAGCTTTCATATGCTAGTAATGAAAATTTTCACGTAATAAATGAATCCACTGAGAGTTACAAAGCTCATTTGCTTGAGTCTGAAGAAATTTGCAACAAGTTAATGGACAAGAATGCTATGCTTGCTGCAAAGCTTATTGTGGAAACTTCATCGGCTGAATACTTCCAAAAACTTGTGCATgagtttgaagaaaaatgcaGAGTCTTGGAGGCAGAGAAAAACGATCTCAATGCCAAGCTTTTCACAGCTATGGCATCCAACGAGCTTTACAAAAGCCTTCTGCGTAATTTTGATTGTCAGTAA
- the LOC115968830 gene encoding SKP1-like protein 1B, whose translation MSSVKKVTLKSSDGEIFEVEETVAMESQTIKSLIEDDCADNAIPLPNVTSRILSLVIQYCKEHTSSSDSNSSKSNEELKAWDTQFINVDQNVLFDLIMAANYLNIKGLLDLTSQTVADMIKGKTPEQIRAIFNIVNDFTPEEEEEVRRENAWAFE comes from the exons ATGTCTTCGGTGAAGAAGGTGACGCTGAAGAGCTCAGATGGCGAGATTTTCGAGGTGGAAGAGACTGTGGCGATGGAGTCACAGACGATAAAGAGCTTGATCGAAGATGACTGTGCTGACAATGCAATCCCATTGCCTAACGTAACAAGCCGCATACTCTCACTCGTCATCCAGTACTGCAAGGAGCACACGTCCTCCTCTGACTCTAACTCTTCCAAGTCCAATGAGGAGCTCAAGGCCTGGGATACTCAGTTCATCAATGTCGACCAGAACGTCCTCTTTGATCTCATTATG GCGGCCAACTATTTGAACATTAAGGGGCTATTGGATTTAACTAGCCAGACTGTGGCAGACATGATAAAGGGAAAGACTCCAGAACAGATTCGTGCGATATTCAATATTGTGAATGATTTCActccagaagaagaagaggaggttCGAAGGGAGAATGCGTGGGCATTTGAGTGA
- the LOC115967085 gene encoding SKP1-like protein 1B, with the protein MAMELQTIKDMIEDNYTNSVIPLHNVTSDILELVIEDCKKHVEAAESESEPSCSLASKLIDNPLKAWDVKFIKVHQETLFNLILTVLLGGWVNYFSNFSGGQLSGYLGAVGFDLPSSGRYDGGKHYRSDT; encoded by the exons ATGGCAATGGAGTTGCAGACAATAAAGGACATGATCGAAGACAACTACACCAACAGTGTGATCCCATTGCACAATGTCACAAGTGACATTCTTGAACTTGTCATCGAGGACTGCAAGAAGCATGTGGAGGCTGCTGAGTCCGAGTCTGAACCTTCTTGTTCTTTGGCTTCCAAGCTCATCGACAATCCACTCAAGGCCTGGGATGTCAAGTTCATCAAGGTCCACCAAGAAACACTCTTCAACCTAATTCTG ACTGTCTTACTTGGTGGATGGGTGaactatttttcaaatttttcagGCGGCCAACTATCTGGATATCTAGGGGCTGTTGGATTTGACCTGCCAAGCAGTGGCAGATATGATGGAGGGAAACACTATAGATCAGATACATAA